One Littorina saxatilis isolate snail1 linkage group LG1, US_GU_Lsax_2.0, whole genome shotgun sequence genomic window carries:
- the LOC138977738 gene encoding ubiquitin carboxyl-terminal hydrolase 3-like, which produces MECPHLEECARILEPNLQTENNPQECVCSVCNTEKSPWICLQCGVINCGRYVNAHAKKHYEEAEKHDVCMDCHNYMAYCYTCDEFVINDTASGHLEKLRKSLESYSRLASKSQSPQKRRGKRRRRDPSESSENDQKRRKKEDKKLYRPPRTPGLRNLGNTCFMNAVLQSLSNIQHFCGYIKQLPSLEDKSVKVKRYNHAKKARDLGEDSLVVEELRKILVALWQGNKSAISPESLFSVIWKVVPRFRGYQQQDAHEFMRYLLDRMHSELLQLLPYPTSNSQFITQKSTSTIVTAIFGGLLQNEVNCLICGMESKKHDPFLDLSLDIPNQFAVRQKPKEGEPVCKLSDCLQSFTDIEELEDSELYMCSSCKQRQRSTKKFWIRRLPNVLCLHVKRFRWSTYCRVKLETFVEFPLQDLDMNRYVLNNLHETRGSGGGSNLYDLAAVVVHHGSGAGSGHYTSYAIHEGQWFHFNDSTVTACEPDVVARCKAYILFYVRRQIRLPDYLVANGNGTSAPVENRMSAPSTSAKHK; this is translated from the exons ATGGAGTGTCCTCACTTGGAAGAATGCGCAAGAATACTGGAACCAAACttgcaaacagaaaataatcCACAGGAATGCGTCTGCTCTG TTTGTAACACAGAGAAGAGTCCATGGATTTGTCTGCAATGTGGTGTCATCAACTGTGGAAG GTATGTGAATGCCCATGCCAAGAAACATTACGAGGAGGCAGAAAAGCATGATGTGTGTATGGATTGCCACAATTACATGGCCTACTG TTACACATGTGATGAGTTTGTGATCAACGACACCGCATCGGGCCACTTGGAAAAACTTCGAAAATCTCTAGAGTCTTACTCACGGCTAGCAAGCAAATCACAGAG TCCACAAAAAAGGAGAGGCAAGAGACGGAGGAGGGACCCAAGTGAGTCTTCAGAAAATGACCAGAAGAGAAGGAAAAAG GAAGACAAAAAGCTGTACCGCCCCCCGCGAACACCAGGCTTACGCAATCTAGGAAACACTTGCTTCATGAACGCTGTTCTTCAGTCACTAAG cAACATTCAGCACTTCTGTGGCTACATCAAACAACTTCCATCGCTTGAAGACAAATCTGTGAAGGTCAAACGATACAACCACGCCAAGAAAGCGCGTGATCTAGGAGAAGACTC TCTTGTGGTGGAGGAGCTGCGAAAGATCCTGGTGGCCTTATGGCAAGGCAACAAGTCGGCCATATCTCCAGAATCTCTCTTCAGTGTCATCTGGAAAGTCGTACCTCGCTTCAG GGGCTACCAGCAGCAGGATGCCCACGAGTTCATGCGCTACTTGCTGGACCGCATGCACTCTGAGCTGCTGCAGCTGCTGCCTTACCCCACGTCCAACTCCCAGTTCATCACGCAGAAGAGCACCTCCACCATTGTCACCGCCATCTTTGGCGGCCTTCTGCAGAACGAGGTCAACTGTCTCATCTGTGGCATGGAGTCCAAAAAACACGACCCCTTCCTGG ACCTGTCGTTAGATATACCAAACCAGTTTGCGGTTCGTCAGAAACCTAAGGAAGGGGAACCTGTGTGCAAGCTTTCAG ACTGCCTGCAGAGTTTCACAGACATAGAGGAGCTGGAGGATTCAGAACTGTACATGTGTAGCAGCTGCAAACAGCGCCAGCGCTCCACCAAGAAATTCTGGATCCGCCGACTACCCAAT GTTCTGTGTTTGCATGTGAAACGCTTTCGTTGGAGCACCTACTGCCGTGTGAAGCTGGAGACCTTTGTGGAGTTCCCTCTGCAGGATCTGGACATGAACCGCTACGTCCTCAACAACCTGCACGAGACACGGGGCAGTGGGGGAGGTAGCAACCTCTATGATCTAGCTGCTGTTGTCGTCCACCATGGCTCGGG AGCTGGGTCTGGCCACTACACTTCCTACGCCATTCATGAAG GCCAGTGGTTCCACTTCAATGACAGCACGGTCACAGCCTGTGAACCTGACGTGGTGGCACGCTGCAAGGCCTACATCCTCTTCTACGTCCGACGCCAGATTCGTCTCCCTGACTACTTGGTTGCCAATGGCAATGGCACGTCTGCTCCTGTTGAAAACCGCATGTCTGCTCCGTCTACATCAGCAAAACATAAATGA